In Nocardioides daphniae, the DNA window TGGCTCGTCTCCGGCAAGAAGGTCTGGATCTCCAACGCCAAGCAGGCCGAGCGGATGCTGCTGCTCGCCCGCACCACCCCCAAGGACGAGTGCCAGAAGAGGACCGACGGACTCACCGTCTTCTTCGCCCCGATCGACCGCGACAAGGTGACGATCCGGTCGATCCCCAAGATGGGCCGCAACTCGGTCGACAGCAACGAGCTCTTCATCGACGAGCTCTTCGTGGCCGACGAGGACGTCGTCGGCGAGGTGGGCAAGGGCTTCCGCGTCATCCTCGGCGGCCTCAACGCCGAGCGCGTCGTGGCGGCCAACGCGATGCTGGGCATCGGCGAGGCGGCCCTGCGCCGCGGCACGCAGTACGCCAAGGACCGCGTCGTCTTCGGCCGCCCCATCGGCCAGAACCAGGGTCTGGCCTTCCAGCTCGCCGAGGCCAAGATCCGGATCGAGGCGGCCGACGCCGTGCTGCAGAAGGCGACCTGGATGGTCGACAACAACCACCCGGAGGCGGGCGCGCACGCCAACTACGCCAAGTGGCTCTGCGCCGAGGCCGGGTTCTACGCCGCCGACGTCGCGCTCCAGGTGCACGGCGGCATGGGCTACAGCAAGGAGTTCCACGTCGAGCGCTACTTCCGCGAGGCCCGCCTCATGCGGATCGCCCCGATCAGCCAGGAGATGGTCCTCAACTACGTCGCCGAGCACGTGCTCGGGCTGCCGCGCAGCTACTGAGGTGACGGCCATGACGCAGACGCAGACGAGTCAGTCGCAGGCCCCGTCGCTGGGCGAGCGCGCCCTGCTCCACTTCGCCGCCACCGACCTGCTCAACCGCTACCAGGCGCTCGTCGACGCCAAGGACCTGGCGGGCCTCGCCGACGTCGTCACCGACGACGTCGAGATGGTCCGCGTCCAGGGCTCCGGCCGCGGGCGCGAGGCGTTCCTCGACGTCTACCGGGCCTTCGTGGCCTCCGACGTCGACGTCGCCCAGCACATGGTGAGCAACGTACGCGTGTCCCCGCTCGACGGCGAGGCGCAGCGCGTCGACGCCTGCTTCTGGGTCGTCACGACCCACGAGGCCGGCGGCGCCCGCCAGGTCTGGGGCCGCTACAGCGACGACATGGTGCCCACCGGCGACGGCTGGCGGCTCTCGGCCAAGCGGATCCGGGTGGTCCGCACCGCCGTCGTGCCCGAGGAGGCGTTGATGCCCCTCGACGCGACGTCGTTCGGGCCCCTTCCTGACTGAGCCTGCCTGAGCCTGACTGAGCCCAGCACCTGATCGAGGCCAGCTCGTCCGGGCGTGGCCTGACCGAACGACCCCTGACGCAGGAGAGACAGTGACCACGCAGACGACAGCTTCCGCGACCTCGACCGGCCTCACCCTCGAGGAGCGGGTCCGCCGGCTCGAGGACAAGCAGGCGATCCACGAGCTCGTGCACCTCTACGGGTTCGTCATGGACGAGCGCGACATCCCGGGCCTGTCCAGCCTCTTCACCCATGACGCCCACCTCGGCTCGGCCGACGGGGTCTTCGACGCCGACGGGCTGGAGACGATCGCCCAGACCTACCAAGGCCGCTACGACGCCCTGGGTGCCACGCACCACTTCATCCACTCG includes these proteins:
- a CDS encoding acyl-CoA dehydrogenase family protein, translated to MTEPDAGTDTTNLTTFAKKVDGGWLVSGKKVWISNAKQAERMLLLARTTPKDECQKRTDGLTVFFAPIDRDKVTIRSIPKMGRNSVDSNELFIDELFVADEDVVGEVGKGFRVILGGLNAERVVAANAMLGIGEAALRRGTQYAKDRVVFGRPIGQNQGLAFQLAEAKIRIEAADAVLQKATWMVDNNHPEAGAHANYAKWLCAEAGFYAADVALQVHGGMGYSKEFHVERYFREARLMRIAPISQEMVLNYVAEHVLGLPRSY
- a CDS encoding nuclear transport factor 2 family protein, yielding MTQTQTSQSQAPSLGERALLHFAATDLLNRYQALVDAKDLAGLADVVTDDVEMVRVQGSGRGREAFLDVYRAFVASDVDVAQHMVSNVRVSPLDGEAQRVDACFWVVTTHEAGGARQVWGRYSDDMVPTGDGWRLSAKRIRVVRTAVVPEEALMPLDATSFGPLPD